A single Pedobacter sp. PACM 27299 DNA region contains:
- a CDS encoding HEPN domain-containing protein codes for MQSFRTELENPVVEKDIIDLEKKIRAFREGKIHEEKFRSLRLARGVYGQRQPGVQMVRIKLPFGKVTFKQLLRIADVSDEYGSGNLHLTTRQDIQIHYVSLDRTPQLWEELERDDVTIREACGNTVRNVTSSPDSGINPNELFDVSPYAHAFFTYFLRNPICQEMGRKIKFSFSSDEKDTAYSYIHDLGFIPKINEKGERGFKVMLGGGLGAQPFLASLVHDFLPEDQIIPYAESVLRVFDRYGERTNRNKARLKYLVQKLGLEELLRLIDEERIANKSKSFKIDRDAVLSPEPPALLEYPELEVSKTLEYQHWRATNVIAQKQEGFYGVYVKVPVGDIKTDRARKLVAGISPYVADEIRVTQNQGLLLKFVRAGALPALYEALKAVDFATPGFDSIGDVTTCPGTDTCNLGISNSMSLSVALEEVIYEEFPELIYDKDIKIKISGCMNSCGQHGLAHIGFHGSSVKANGKVVPAVQVMLGGGTVGDGAGRVAERVIKAPSKRATDVLRTILNDFSANHQEEESFHAYYDRQGKDYFYQLLKPLADLSTLKEEEYVDWGHEEIFNTAIGVGECAGVVIDLVATLLLEAEEKLGWAKASFEAKAWSDAIYHTYAVFVNAAKALLLDKAVNSSTQIGVIREFDTHYVETGEFKLKSTFNELVLQINKNEPTAEFAAAYLADVTDFFNQINAKREEQI; via the coding sequence ATGCAAAGTTTTAGAACAGAGTTAGAAAATCCTGTTGTTGAAAAGGATATTATAGATCTTGAGAAAAAGATCAGAGCTTTTCGCGAAGGAAAAATCCATGAGGAGAAATTTAGAAGCCTGCGCCTTGCCCGTGGTGTTTATGGACAAAGACAGCCTGGCGTACAAATGGTGCGTATTAAATTGCCTTTTGGAAAAGTAACCTTCAAACAACTGTTACGCATCGCCGATGTTTCTGACGAGTATGGCAGTGGAAACCTCCACTTAACCACTAGGCAGGACATTCAGATTCACTATGTGAGTTTAGACAGGACCCCTCAATTGTGGGAGGAACTGGAACGCGATGATGTCACGATCCGTGAAGCTTGTGGTAATACGGTAAGAAACGTCACCTCCTCGCCGGATTCCGGGATCAATCCAAACGAATTGTTTGATGTTTCTCCTTATGCACATGCGTTTTTCACCTATTTCCTGCGTAACCCGATTTGTCAGGAAATGGGAAGAAAGATTAAGTTTTCTTTCTCCTCGGATGAAAAAGATACAGCCTATAGCTATATCCATGACCTTGGTTTTATTCCGAAAATCAATGAAAAAGGAGAACGTGGTTTTAAAGTGATGCTGGGTGGTGGATTAGGTGCACAGCCTTTCCTGGCCAGTTTAGTACATGATTTCCTGCCGGAAGATCAGATTATTCCTTATGCAGAATCTGTATTAAGGGTGTTTGACCGTTACGGAGAACGTACCAACAGAAACAAAGCACGTCTTAAATATTTAGTACAGAAATTAGGATTAGAAGAGTTATTGAGACTGATTGACGAAGAAAGAATCGCCAATAAATCAAAGTCTTTTAAAATTGATAGAGATGCCGTGCTTTCTCCGGAGCCTCCTGCTTTGCTGGAATATCCGGAATTGGAAGTGTCAAAAACCTTGGAATACCAGCATTGGCGCGCTACAAACGTAATTGCTCAAAAACAAGAAGGTTTTTACGGCGTCTACGTAAAGGTGCCGGTAGGAGATATTAAAACCGACCGCGCCCGTAAATTGGTGGCAGGAATCAGTCCTTATGTGGCTGATGAAATCCGCGTTACTCAAAATCAAGGACTACTTTTAAAGTTTGTCAGAGCAGGTGCTTTACCAGCTTTATATGAGGCATTGAAGGCTGTAGATTTTGCGACTCCAGGATTTGACAGCATTGGTGATGTGACCACCTGCCCGGGAACAGATACCTGCAACCTTGGGATTTCGAACAGTATGTCGCTTTCTGTAGCACTGGAAGAAGTGATCTATGAAGAGTTCCCGGAATTGATTTACGATAAAGACATTAAAATAAAAATTAGCGGATGTATGAATTCTTGTGGTCAGCATGGTCTGGCACACATTGGATTCCATGGCAGTTCCGTGAAAGCAAACGGAAAAGTAGTACCTGCAGTACAGGTGATGCTGGGTGGCGGTACCGTTGGTGATGGCGCAGGACGAGTAGCGGAAAGGGTGATTAAAGCACCTTCTAAGCGTGCAACCGATGTGTTAAGAACGATATTAAACGATTTTAGTGCAAATCACCAGGAGGAAGAAAGTTTCCATGCTTATTATGACAGACAAGGCAAAGATTATTTTTACCAGCTGTTAAAACCACTGGCGGATCTGAGCACCTTGAAAGAGGAAGAATATGTAGACTGGGGGCATGAAGAGATCTTTAATACGGCAATTGGTGTTGGAGAATGTGCAGGTGTAGTGATTGATTTAGTGGCTACTTTGCTATTGGAAGCAGAAGAGAAATTAGGTTGGGCAAAGGCTTCCTTTGAAGCAAAAGCTTGGTCTGATGCTATTTATCATACTTATGCAGTATTCGTAAACGCAGCAAAAGCACTGTTACTGGATAAAGCAGTCAACAGCAGTACACAGATCGGTGTGATCCGTGAGTTTGATACCCATTATGTGGAAACAGGAGAGTTTAAACTGAAAAGTACTTTCAATGAACTGGTGTTACAAATCAATAAGAATGAGCCTACAGCAGAATTTGCTGCCGCTTACCTGGCTGATGTCACCGACTTTTTTAATCAGATCAATGCAAAAAGAGAGGAGCAAATCTAA
- the cobA gene encoding uroporphyrinogen-III C-methyltransferase translates to MSTKNINNKEPKITLVGAGPGDPELITMRGANALKSADVVLYDALVNEGVLDYANPDAIKVYVGKRSGEHSYSQDAVNKLMIDYALNYGHVVRLKGGDPFVFGRGYEELDFAAGYSIPVTVIPGLSSSISVPGLQQIPVTHRGLSESFWVVTGTTASGKISNDLYEAARSKATVVVLMGLGKLKEIVKLFQNEGKGKLPVAAIQSGSTQNEKLAIGLVDTIVESVEEKGIEAPALLIFGEVVSLHPSFQPIREFFNALKEEQ, encoded by the coding sequence ATGAGTACTAAAAATATAAACAACAAAGAACCAAAGATTACTTTGGTAGGTGCCGGCCCAGGTGATCCTGAATTGATCACGATGAGAGGCGCAAATGCCTTGAAATCTGCCGATGTAGTATTGTATGATGCTTTAGTGAATGAAGGTGTATTGGATTATGCCAACCCTGACGCGATCAAAGTATATGTGGGCAAACGTTCTGGCGAACATTCTTATTCGCAGGATGCTGTGAATAAACTCATGATTGATTATGCCCTGAACTACGGTCACGTGGTACGCTTAAAAGGTGGTGATCCTTTTGTATTTGGCAGAGGCTACGAAGAATTGGATTTTGCTGCGGGTTATAGTATTCCGGTCACAGTGATTCCAGGCTTATCAAGCTCTATTTCTGTTCCTGGTTTACAACAAATTCCCGTTACTCACAGAGGATTAAGCGAAAGCTTTTGGGTGGTAACAGGTACCACGGCTTCTGGGAAAATCTCTAATGATTTATATGAAGCCGCAAGGTCTAAAGCTACGGTAGTCGTATTGATGGGATTGGGGAAACTGAAAGAAATTGTAAAACTTTTCCAAAATGAAGGAAAAGGAAAACTTCCGGTTGCTGCGATTCAAAGCGGTTCGACACAAAATGAAAAATTGGCGATTGGCCTGGTAGATACGATTGTAGAATCAGTAGAAGAAAAAGGAATTGAAGCACCAGCATTGCTGATCTTTGGTGAAGTAGTGTCTTTACACCCTTCTTTTCAACCCATCAGAGAATTTTTCAATGCACTTAAAGAAGAACAATAA
- a CDS encoding TSUP family transporter: protein MEGNQLFPVFIKLNTIRTVLIGAGPVGLEKLAAILSNSPEARIRVIAKEILPEFRELAAAHEGVIILEREFITGDLDHADLVVAATNNNALNQQIRLEADQRNLLVNFADKPDLCNFYLGSIVKKGDLKIAISTNGKSPTIAKRLKEVLNENLPEALIDTLGNMEALRNTLSGDFAEKVTRLNEVTSILVAEKGAAKNGVSKESKVLNDQAISNEAGNFIESQSAVIDVISNEHTGTGNGIVSNETLVAENNAVPEKNIDKVKKNFKWLIWTSIVLSFAIVITAFWHKEPEFQAYLTHLDPMFYWFLIGGFVFAMIDGAIGMSYGVTSTSFSLAMGVPPASASMGVHLSEILSNGIAGWMHYRFGNVNWKLFRMLLIPGIVGAVVGAYLLSSLEHYNHYTKPIISVYTLILGGVILSKAYKINRRVKNPKGKIKKIGLLGLFGGFIDAVGGGGWGSIVLSSLIAGGRNARFSLGTVKITRFFIALMSSLTFITMLNGAHWEAVGGLVIGSALASPIAARVSNKISVKTIMVSVGVLVVLVSLRSIINFILKEF from the coding sequence ATGGAAGGCAATCAATTATTTCCTGTCTTCATTAAATTGAACACCATTCGCACAGTGCTGATTGGTGCAGGTCCGGTTGGACTGGAGAAATTAGCAGCCATATTATCAAATAGCCCTGAAGCTCGCATTAGGGTAATTGCAAAGGAGATTTTACCAGAATTCAGGGAATTGGCTGCTGCACATGAAGGGGTGATCATTCTCGAAAGAGAATTTATCACCGGAGATCTGGATCATGCCGATCTGGTAGTGGCTGCAACAAATAATAATGCGTTAAACCAGCAGATCAGACTGGAAGCCGATCAGCGGAATCTGCTGGTGAACTTTGCGGATAAGCCTGACTTGTGTAACTTTTACCTGGGGTCGATCGTGAAAAAAGGAGACCTGAAAATTGCGATTTCTACCAATGGGAAATCACCAACGATTGCGAAACGTTTAAAAGAAGTGCTGAATGAAAACCTGCCGGAAGCACTGATTGATACTTTAGGAAACATGGAGGCCCTAAGAAATACTTTAAGTGGGGATTTCGCGGAGAAGGTGACCAGGTTGAATGAAGTGACCTCTATTTTAGTTGCGGAAAAAGGTGCAGCGAAAAATGGTGTTTCAAAAGAGAGTAAGGTCTTAAATGATCAGGCGATTTCAAATGAAGCCGGGAACTTTATTGAAAGTCAATCGGCGGTAATTGATGTAATTTCAAATGAGCATACGGGAACAGGAAATGGTATAGTTTCAAATGAAACTCTGGTAGCCGAGAACAATGCGGTTCCTGAAAAGAACATAGATAAGGTTAAGAAAAACTTCAAATGGCTGATCTGGACCTCTATCGTGCTTTCTTTTGCTATAGTCATCACTGCTTTCTGGCATAAGGAACCTGAATTTCAGGCTTACCTGACGCATTTAGATCCTATGTTTTACTGGTTTCTGATTGGCGGCTTTGTATTTGCCATGATTGACGGTGCCATTGGGATGTCGTACGGGGTAACCTCCACTTCATTTTCTCTGGCAATGGGTGTGCCCCCGGCCTCAGCGAGTATGGGTGTCCATTTATCAGAAATTTTGAGTAACGGGATTGCCGGCTGGATGCATTACCGTTTTGGAAATGTAAACTGGAAGCTGTTCCGCATGCTGTTGATACCAGGGATTGTAGGGGCCGTAGTAGGCGCCTACCTGTTGTCGTCATTGGAGCACTATAATCATTATACGAAGCCCATCATATCAGTATATACCCTGATTCTTGGTGGTGTGATTCTTTCCAAAGCCTATAAAATCAACCGCAGGGTGAAAAACCCGAAAGGTAAAATCAAAAAGATCGGTCTTCTAGGCTTATTTGGCGGTTTTATCGATGCTGTTGGTGGCGGTGGCTGGGGATCCATTGTTTTGTCCAGCTTAATCGCAGGAGGAAGAAACGCGCGTTTCTCTTTAGGAACGGTGAAAATTACCAGGTTCTTTATCGCTCTGATGAGCTCCCTGACTTTTATCACCATGTTAAATGGTGCACATTGGGAAGCTGTTGGTGGTTTGGTGATTGGTAGTGCATTGGCTTCGCCGATTGCGGCAAGAGTATCCAACAAGATCTCTGTGAAAACAATTATGGTGTCAGTAGGTGTGTTGGTGGTATTGGTGAGCTTACGCAGCATCATCAACTTTATCCTTAAAGAATTTTAG
- a CDS encoding phosphoadenylyl-sulfate reductase: MKEDLTAIAEQIKDKDPVEALRYFAAAYPEKIVFSTSFGWEDQVITHLIFANDIPIEVFTLETGRLFPETYYVWNRTLENYKKPILAYYPQAEALQEMVNAKGPNSFYESVDNRKECCHIRKLEPLKRAISGKDCWITGIRSEQSLNRTDMTNLEWDEQNNLLKFHPIFYWSLEEVKAYIKKHNIVYNTLHDKGFPSIGCAPCTRSVQEGEDFRAGRWWWEDQSKKECGLHATK, from the coding sequence ATGAAAGAAGATTTAACAGCAATAGCTGAACAAATAAAAGATAAAGATCCGGTAGAGGCCCTGCGTTATTTTGCAGCTGCTTATCCGGAGAAAATAGTATTCTCTACCAGTTTCGGCTGGGAAGATCAGGTGATTACACACCTGATTTTTGCAAATGATATTCCCATTGAAGTGTTTACCCTGGAAACAGGCAGGCTATTCCCGGAAACATATTATGTATGGAACAGAACATTAGAGAATTATAAAAAACCGATCCTGGCCTATTATCCCCAAGCAGAAGCGCTCCAGGAAATGGTGAATGCGAAAGGACCAAATAGTTTTTATGAATCGGTAGATAATAGAAAAGAATGTTGTCATATTCGTAAGTTAGAGCCATTAAAAAGAGCGATTAGCGGTAAAGATTGCTGGATCACGGGCATCCGTTCTGAGCAATCTTTAAACCGTACAGATATGACCAATCTGGAATGGGATGAGCAAAATAACCTGCTGAAATTCCACCCTATATTTTACTGGTCACTGGAAGAAGTAAAGGCGTATATTAAGAAACATAACATCGTTTATAATACCCTGCACGATAAAGGTTTTCCGAGCATCGGATGTGCTCCCTGTACCAGATCGGTGCAAGAAGGGGAGGATTTCAGAGCCGGACGCTGGTGGTGGGAAGATCAATCAAAGAAAGAATGTGGTTTACATGCCACTAAGTAA
- the cysD gene encoding sulfate adenylyltransferase subunit CysD, with translation MSKYNLDYLDELEAEAIHILREVAGQFEKPALLFSGGKDSITLVRLAEKAFRPGKFPFPLVHIDTGHNFEETISYRDKMVERLGEKLIVGHVQESIDQGKVVEQTGKSASRNSLQTVTLLDTIAKHGFDACIGGARRDEEKARAKERIFSVRDEFGQWDPKRQRPELWNIYNGKIHKGENVRVFPISNWTELDVWNYIKRENIDLPSIYFAHRRDVITRNGQLMAASPFLNMDAEDIVENKMVRFRTVGDMSCTAAVASEADQIEDIISEISASKISERGARMDDKVSEAAMEDRKKGGYF, from the coding sequence ATGAGTAAGTATAATTTAGATTATTTAGACGAACTGGAAGCCGAAGCCATTCACATTTTACGTGAAGTGGCCGGGCAATTTGAAAAGCCAGCATTGCTATTCTCCGGAGGAAAAGACTCGATTACCCTGGTACGACTTGCCGAAAAAGCATTCCGCCCAGGAAAGTTTCCTTTCCCACTGGTACACATCGATACTGGACATAACTTCGAAGAAACCATTTCCTACCGTGATAAAATGGTGGAACGCCTGGGTGAAAAACTCATCGTTGGTCATGTACAGGAGTCTATTGATCAAGGAAAAGTAGTAGAACAAACCGGAAAAAGTGCCAGCAGGAATTCCCTGCAAACGGTCACTTTACTGGACACGATTGCCAAACATGGTTTCGATGCCTGTATTGGTGGTGCACGCCGCGATGAAGAAAAAGCCAGGGCTAAAGAAAGGATTTTCTCTGTAAGGGATGAATTCGGACAGTGGGATCCTAAGCGCCAGCGCCCCGAACTCTGGAACATCTATAACGGTAAAATCCATAAAGGAGAAAATGTACGCGTTTTCCCAATCAGTAACTGGACGGAACTGGATGTCTGGAACTATATCAAAAGAGAAAATATTGATCTTCCTTCTATCTATTTCGCACACCGCAGAGATGTGATCACCAGAAATGGTCAGCTGATGGCCGCTTCGCCATTCCTGAATATGGATGCAGAGGATATCGTAGAAAATAAAATGGTTCGTTTCCGTACCGTAGGTGATATGAGCTGTACCGCAGCCGTAGCATCGGAAGCTGATCAGATCGAAGACATCATCAGTGAAATCAGTGCATCAAAAATTAGTGAACGTGGCGCCCGCATGGACGATAAGGTATCAGAAGCTGCTATGGAAGACCGCAAAAAAGGAGGGTATTTTTAA
- a CDS encoding sulfate adenylyltransferase subunit 1 codes for MNLLKFFTAGSVDDGKSTLIGRLLYDTDSILADQLEALQQSNRKNDDGTIDLAILTDGLRAEREQGITIDVAYKYFQTAQRKFIIADTPGHIQYTRNMVTGASTAKLAIILIDARNGVVEQTIRHSYLVSLLGIEHVVVAINKMDMVDYSETVFDAITEKYKTLAEELKLKAVTFIPVSALKGDNIVHESQNMVWYQGRSLLHFLETVDVEDKQSYNLARMPVQWVVRPQTDALHDYRGYAGRILSGSFKLNDKVTVLPSGSSSTIDRIEIFDLRPEEVHAGQSVTIHLKDNIDISRGDVLVNAAHLPQNSKLIETDVCWMDSRPLDESITYLLQHNSKVTKAKISEIIYKVDINTLEKQDAVDFKLNDIGRILIKTADELAFDLYTDNKANGAAILIDSRTNLTVAALMFRAVAD; via the coding sequence ATGAATTTATTGAAATTTTTTACAGCAGGAAGTGTAGACGACGGAAAGAGTACACTTATCGGAAGACTGCTTTACGATACAGATTCTATTTTGGCGGATCAATTGGAAGCCTTACAGCAATCTAACCGCAAAAATGACGATGGTACCATTGATCTGGCCATTTTAACAGACGGTTTAAGAGCGGAAAGAGAACAGGGGATCACCATCGATGTGGCCTATAAATATTTCCAGACAGCGCAGCGTAAATTTATTATCGCCGATACCCCTGGTCATATTCAATATACCAGAAACATGGTTACCGGTGCTTCGACCGCTAAATTGGCCATTATTTTAATTGATGCTAGAAATGGGGTCGTAGAACAAACGATCAGACATTCGTACCTGGTCTCTTTATTGGGAATCGAACATGTAGTGGTAGCCATCAATAAAATGGATATGGTGGATTATAGCGAAACGGTATTCGATGCGATCACTGAAAAGTATAAAACACTGGCCGAAGAATTGAAACTCAAAGCCGTAACTTTCATCCCTGTAAGTGCTTTAAAAGGCGATAATATCGTTCATGAGTCTCAAAATATGGTTTGGTACCAGGGACGTAGTCTCCTGCATTTCCTGGAAACAGTAGATGTTGAAGATAAACAAAGTTATAACCTCGCCAGAATGCCGGTACAATGGGTAGTGAGGCCTCAAACGGATGCGCTTCATGATTACCGTGGTTATGCGGGCAGAATATTAAGTGGTTCATTTAAACTGAATGATAAAGTAACCGTATTGCCATCAGGAAGCAGTTCTACTATCGATAGGATCGAAATATTTGACCTCAGACCGGAAGAAGTGCATGCCGGACAATCAGTTACGATTCACCTGAAGGACAATATCGACATCAGCAGGGGTGATGTTTTAGTCAATGCAGCTCATTTACCGCAAAACTCGAAGTTGATTGAAACAGATGTTTGCTGGATGGATAGCCGCCCGCTTGACGAAAGTATCACTTACCTATTACAGCACAATAGCAAAGTCACAAAAGCAAAGATCAGCGAAATTATTTATAAGGTAGACATCAATACTTTAGAGAAGCAGGATGCAGTAGATTTCAAATTGAATGATATTGGCAGGATTTTAATTAAAACAGCTGATGAATTGGCTTTTGATCTTTATACAGATAATAAGGCTAATGGTGCAGCAATCCTGATCGACAGCAGAACGAATTTAACGGTTGCTGCGCTGATGTTTAGAGCGGTTGCAGATTAA